The window TTGGAGTTATTCTCTACGGTGAAGCAAAGAAACGTAACAAGTGATTGTCCTCAGAAACAACCATCAGGTGCGTTTTTGTTCCTTGTTAGTGGTTGCAGTGGCATTGGATTAACTGAAGTGGGAGGTTGGTTAGCTCATGTGTGACACTCATGCATCCTGTCTGCACCTGATTCTTGTCTTTCCTTGTTAGTGGTTGCAGCGGCATTGGATTAACTGAAGCTGGAGTTTGGTTAGCTCATGCACGCCACTCATGCATCCTGTCTGCACCTGATTCTTTTGTCTGAAGCCTGGAAACATTCCCATCTTAACACCGAAGACCAGTTAGCAAATAGGGATAGAAAGTGCCAACAACTAATTGGCTTCATTTATTTTGGGAGTTGCattcttttctaaatcattttGATTGAGGTTCCAATGAACAGAACTCTTTGTGAGAGGATCATGTTCCATTTTACTCGTGTACTTTAATGAGTTACATTCTTTACGATTACTAACAGTTCACTTCTAAGAGGATCATAGGcgtattttttttgttaattgaTGTATCGTTTAACATCTTTCATCATACATCAGACAACAAAAATGCCTATATTTGTTCATTTTTTTGGTGTTGGATAatgtcatgcttctttttcttggtCTACCAAGCCAAAGATGGCATTGTTTATCATAGACTTGTGCCTTGAGGAAACCTTAGTGAAGTCTAACCACAAATCTGTTTGACTAGCCTTCTAAGTTTTAAATCTACCTGATATAGATGGAAAGATTTGATGTCATGTGCTGCTCGCAGATATTGCACCTATCTATATCTTTATAAGCTTCACATATTCCATATCGATCATGCTTTTTCAAACTTGAACTTGTAGATGTTTAGATGTAGTCATCAGGAGGGATAAAATAGAGGGCCACCAACCTTTGTTTACTGTATCTAAATTAACTTCTCAAGTAGCAGTTTTGTAGGATGTGAAATTTGATTTGCTAATGCAGTTATAACAAGTGAATAGCAATCATAGGCCCAGTTCTCTTAAGCCAATATGAGCCTCACCTCTAGTGATTTAATTGTTAGCCAACAATTTGCCTTATCGTTAGTCATCTTGATCACTACATTTTATCTGTCAGATAAATAATAACTTATATGCATTCTAATAATTCCATAAATCACAGATAAACCTTGACTATCCCGACGAAGTTCAAGGTCACTAATATTTGAGAGCAATCGCTCAAAGTATGGGCCTTTCAGTCTTGATCAGGGAGTGTGTTTCTCATTCCCGATAAGTGGTCACAAGGTTGCGGGATTTCATGGTAATGCAGGCTGGTACCTTGATTCCGTTGGATTTTACCTGAAGCAGGTGAGGAGTCCCAGTCTGTCAAAAGCTTTGGTTCCATTTCAAAGTCTAGCAGCCAGCATGGAGGGGACTGCTAGTCAGGGATATGATATAGTTCTTGTAGTAAGAGGAAGGGGGCAAAACTTTACAGTTCTGTCAAACACAAACACAAGGGAGCTGGCATGGCCTTCCCAGGACTATAGAGCTCTAGATCTGAAGAATAAGGTATGATATCCTAACTGAATTATATTGCTTTTAACATTGTCAATTAGATAGAGCTAAAGATAGATGTTCATTTTGATGAATGATTTTATAGTTTTTGAGCACTCATTCTTGTGCACATcagcatacattttcaaattgtaagcaatttgaaaatgtatgctgATGTGGGATCAAATTCTTTTTAGTATGTATGTTGCCAGCAAAGAAAGACATTTTTATGAACTAgattctgatatatatatatatatatatatatatatatatatatatatatatatatatatgttactcTTTTAGATGATATCCTTCCTGAGCTATGCTACTTCAGAAAAGGATCCTCAACCACAGGAGGTCCCTGGGGTGGAAGCGGTGGaacaatatttgatgatggtgtgTACACAGGTGTTTGACAAATCAATTTAACACACAGAGTTAGTATCACATTGTTAAAGGTTCTATATGATAGATATGGTCAGGCAGTGTGGGGAAACAGGCATGGGGGCAGTGGAGGAATCAAAACTGACAAGGTAAACACCATGCAGTTTATTGCAATGACTTATGTTGGGTGTAAAGCCTGACATATATGTATATTTCTCTGCAGATAGCTTTCAAATTTCCATTTGAGTTCCTACCACATATAACTGGTTACTTTGGAATGACTATGCTCATGGGACCAACTGCAGTGAAGTCCCTCATGTCTCACACAACAAAGAGGGATTATGGACACTACGGGGACGAGCAGGGAACATTCTTCTCCTCTTGGTCGATGGGATGATCATTGGCTTTCATGGTAGAAGTGGATGGTATATTGACAGTGTCAGTGTTCATGCTCTGAAAGGGAAGGTGCCATCAACATATGGTCACGCCAATGACTCAAAAAGATGTCTATCCTAGCTGGTCTGGAAAACCAGTTGATTCAACAAAGGAGATTGCAGAAGAGGTAACCTATTTCTGCTGAAGTCACTCCCGTTTGTATGCTTTTAACAGCTGTTAATGTGTGATTGCTATGCTGCAAAGCTTGATATGGATCCATTTCTATAAGCATGAAGTCTCCATCTATAGAAATGAGATTGAGGCAATGTTGACTATTTAGTGCACTTTTGAGGTGTAAGTAATCTGTCTGTTCTAACAATTTGTGTCTTGTGCACATCATTTTCTTCTTGCAGCCTGTTACACGACAGTCTCTGATGCATGTATTTACTCTTGACCATCTTGTCAATTATTATTAGTCGAAGATTCAGTCCCTGGAATAAAAAGCCCAAATAGTATCTGCAACAATACGTAAGGAGTGACATTATGGTTACATCTAAGCATGGTCACTGACACTCTCTGACTAACACCGTAATTGGTTAATTTGCTTACAGAGTATGTAGCCACTAAATATTTCTTTAGTTGGAATCAGAACACCTTTCTTTTTTTTAGGAGAGCAATCAACTCAATTTTATTGAAACCGAAATAGTATAAACAGTTGAAGAAAAAATTATAGGTTTCTCCATGTTAACCCTTTGTGAACACAACATCTTTCAGGTTACATATGGTCTGATCAAAGAACCAACCCCATCTAGACCAGGACCTTGGGGTGGTGATGGAGGTAAACCATGGGATGATGGAGTTTATTCAGGAGCCAAGCAAGTTCATATCACAAGGGGAGATGCCATAAACTCTGTGCAGATTGAATACGATAGGAGTGGTCAGTCTGTTTGGTCTGCAAGACATGGAAGCAGCGGAGAGACCTCGCACCAGGTAATAAAAGGGTATGCATCGGTACTAGATTCTCTAAACCTCTGCTCTCCTTTCCTGCACGACTGCTATAAACACTGACAACTTCATGCCAGTGACTGATTTTTCCATGGTTTTTGCAGGTCAAAATTGACTATCCCAATGAGATCCTTAATTGTACAAGTGGATATACTGCACCATCAACCATGGCAACAGGCTCAAGATCGTAAAATCTCTCACATTTCACACCACCAGGGGGAAGTATGGAGCATTCGGTGTAGAGGTTGGCACCTATTTCACTTCCACTACAACCGAAGGGAAGGCCGTCTGCTTTCATGGCAGGAGTGGACTGTCTTTGGATGCCATTGGCGTTCACATGCAGCGATGGCTGGGGGAGAAGAAGCCCACCACTAAATCCATGCTCTCCAAGTATGTCTTCTTATTGCTTACATTGCATGCACGCACAGGAAAATGGACAATCTTCACCTGACGGACCTATGCTCTGTACAGCACTGAAACTTATATACTTGAGAAGATACATACATGAAACTTATCAAAGCTTCATACAAATCTATTCGGACAGGCCGTACCAGCAACTGGTGTCATATGCTTGGAAATAGAATCTCAATAAAATCTCTTTGTTGATGGTAGAACTCTCTGGTATGCTCCAGTGTGTTGTTTAATCTGCACGAGTTAGATCAAAATATCTTGTGTTTGCAAAAATTATGCAAGTTCGTACTTCCAAAGTACAGATCCTCAGCTCTGaagatatatttttgtatattaGCACATTTCGGTGCCAGAGGCCTTCTGCCACCATAACCTGAAACACCAAAGTGTTTGACATTGCCCAGTTTGCATTGAAATGGGCCTTCTGTACGTGTAGTTTCCATGTTTGATTTGTTTATCGACTCAATCTTTTGTTGCTTGTTTTCTCAGCAATGGATCATTTGTGCATATTATGGTTTAGAGGgtactaaatatatatatatatatatatatatatatatatatatatatatatatatatatatatatatatatatatatatattctggggCATGCATGTAAAACATCGTGGGTCCAGCTATACTATTTTTTTTGGCCAACATGGATTGTTCACAGCCATAGAGAAATGAAGCATGGAATCATTCCTAAGTCTGCATTCAGATCACCTGACCAATGGCTTCAATTTCAATGGTGACAACTTTGGTTGGTACAGTTAATCTCAGCAAATAGAAAAGTAAAGCTTTGACTTTTCCTATGCCAAACTAGTGAAAATAACACTAAACCAATAATTGCTAGCAACAAAAACTCACGAAAACCATGTCAACTGTGATCAGAAACGGACACGCTGATATCAATGCATGCGCTATATTGGTGTCCTCATAGCTGGAAAGAACAAAAAACCATAATGGTTGAATGTTAAAGGGATAAACTTTGAATGCTTCAACTCATATGCGCCATCGAGAGTGACAATAGGTTCAGTGTTTCCTTCTGTTCATTGGCTGATTAGACCAGCATGCGCCCACAGATTCATCCACAAAACCATGTGGTATTCCTCCAGTCTTCTTCGACTAGTGGAGAGCATGAATACCGACTGTTTTCCAAGTTGATTATTGATTCAATATAAAAGTAGTGCTTCCCAGTTGGATGCTCTTACACCCTTTCCGATTGGCTTTCCTCTCCAAGAGGCTGAACTGTGACAAGACTTCCTTCCGAAGCTGAGAAGCCCCCCTGAGAGAAGTAAGGAAGAAGATGGCGGCAGAAGGGAGTCGCACGGTGGGGATCGGGATGGACTACTCACCGACGAGCAAAGTGGCAGTCCGATGGGCCGTCGACAACCTCGTCTGCGCCGGCGACCATGTCGTGCTGATCCATGTCCTGTCCAAGTCTGATCACCACACGGAGAAGCAGCTTTGGGAAGAACATGGATCACGTACGTCTCTCCCCCTGCCCCGATCTCCTCTCTCGTATGCATCTATGAACGAAAACTTCCTTGTGTTGACTCGTTTCATCCTCTAGCTCTGATTCCTCTTGGTGAATTTGAGGACATGAACCTGACGGTGCGATATGGGATCAGCCCGGACGGCGAGGTCTTGGATATCCTGCACACTGCATCCGAGACCAAAGGGGTATTATTGTATACTCGTTCCGGTCCAAGAACCGCCGAGCAAAATCCAGTCGAACGATCTGCAGCTATAACACACGGCTCATCTTCCGCAGGTGAAGGTGGTCTCGAAGATCTACTGGGGCGATCCGAGGGAGAAGATCTGTGATGCAGTGGAGGAACTGAAGCTGGACTCACTCGTGGTCGGGAGCAGGGGCTTAGGAGCCATTAAAAGGTAGATTGCTCGCTTCTTCGTTTACAAGCTTTAATCCTCTCCAAATCTCTGAGCCGGTGATCACTGATGCAGAGTGCTGCTCGGGAGCGTTAGCAACTACGTCGTCGTCCACGCGACCTGCCCGGTCACGGTTGTGAAGTCGAATGCCTGATTCGCTGTGGCGTTCTCCCTAAGACAAACCTGTTTGCTTGCTTTGGTGGAAGAACATTTAGCTCCTCATGCTTTACTTGCTTTCTTTGGAGAATAAGCTTCAGTGAGCAAATATTACCGATTTAATGGATGTGTTTCTTGGATTGTCTTAATCGTATTCATCATTCTCATGCAATACCAGAATAGAAATGCTACAGAAATATCCTTACAGAACTTATTGGAAGCCTCAATTCTTCGGGCTGCTGCCTTAAGCCCGGCATCACATATAACGCCAAGAGAAGTATGATTGTTGTATGCCTGCGACAAGTTGACTTTTTTGTTTGACTTGTAGTCTTCTGGAGAAGCTGTCTGATACATGGTTGTGATGACTGTGTGCATAATCTAAAACCGATCATCCGATGACATTACAGGAGATTACAGAGGATCTTTGTGTTGTCTGTGGATAGAGCTTGGCAGTAGGTAGGCATGCTAATTTGGATCATGTCTTAATGACTTCAACTTCAAACTTGTAGATAGAATGAATGTGTATTGATGTATATCTAagtgaatacatatatatatatatatatatatatatatatatatatatatatatatatattccctaaATAAGAGTTTGTATTAAAAGTGAATGTATAATTCAACATCCATTTGTTAATATGATGACACAAGTTTTGACTTTGCACACCTCAAGTGGGTCCCTGACCAACCTCCGCCGTTGGATTGCCACGTGGAAGCACGGGAACGCATCTAGTGTTTGGTTATGGAATGGGCCCGTCTAAATAGCGTTTTTGTTTCCATTATTATTACTTATCGTTATTCCTTCCCGTCTTCTCAGTTTACCGCCTTCATCTCCAGTTTGAAACCATAACATAACCGAAGCCCATTTGGAAACTTCCCTCTTTCTCGCTCTCCTCCTCTGCTCCTTCGCAAACGATGTCGTCTCCTGGCTGAAACCCTAGCTCTGCTTCGCTTGTTGGAGTTCTTGGCGGACGAGGCTTTGTTCGTCTCCCTCAGGGTGACTGATTCCGTTCGGTGGTTCTTCGCAATTTCGTTTTGTTGTTTTCTTTAATTGCGATCCTCTCTGATGTTTGATTCGATCGGGCGGTGCGTTCTTGAACCCCTTTGCTTCAGTTCTCGAAGCAGCTTTCGCCCGAGGAAGCGAATTCTCGTGGAAGAGATCGCCTCTTGGGGTTCTTGGAGGCGGCTTTGCCGAACCGCCACCACTTTATGAAAAGCCTTCTTTTGCTTCTGTGGGTATTGATGCATCTTTATCTGTTGTTCTCCTTGATTTCGACCCAGTCGGAAGATTCACTTTCGTTGC of the Musa acuminata AAA Group cultivar baxijiao chromosome BXJ2-10, Cavendish_Baxijiao_AAA, whole genome shotgun sequence genome contains:
- the LOC135625510 gene encoding universal stress protein PHOS32-like, with translation MAAEGSRTVGIGMDYSPTSKVAVRWAVDNLVCAGDHVVLIHVLSKSDHHTEKQLWEEHGSPLIPLGEFEDMNLTVRYGISPDGEVLDILHTASETKGVKVVSKIYWGDPREKICDAVEELKLDSLVVGSRGLGAIKRVLLGSVSNYVVVHATCPVTVVKSNA